One window of Phocoena phocoena chromosome 13, mPhoPho1.1, whole genome shotgun sequence genomic DNA carries:
- the LOC136133225 gene encoding HIG1 domain family member 1A, mitochondrial: MAGFAAIVTYGLYKLKSRGNTKVSIHLIHMRVAAQGFAVGAMTLGMGYSMYREFWAKPKP, translated from the exons ATGGCAGGTTTTGCAGCAATCGTTACATATGGTTTATATAAATTGAAGAGCAGGGGCAATACTAAAGTGTCTATTCACCTGATCCACATGCGCGTGGCAGCCCAAGGCTTTGCTGTGGGAGCAATGACTCTGG gtATGGGCTATTCCATGTATCGAGAATTCTGGGCCAAACCTAAACCTTAG